The following are encoded in a window of Cupriavidus oxalaticus genomic DNA:
- a CDS encoding DUF192 domain-containing protein — protein sequence MSLLPKTPLSRCIRTAAALAMLAASQAQAQAALPVVPLTAGMYAIQAEVAATPAAREQGLMYRKSMPANGGMLFVFEQKAGHCFWMRNTELPLSIAFLADDGTIVNIEDMAPRTENNHCPKAAIRYALEMNQGWFAQKGIRAGAKISGLPQAR from the coding sequence ATGTCCCTACTGCCCAAGACGCCGTTGTCACGCTGCATCCGTACCGCCGCCGCGCTGGCCATGCTGGCCGCCAGCCAGGCCCAGGCGCAAGCCGCGCTGCCGGTCGTGCCGCTGACCGCGGGCATGTACGCGATCCAGGCCGAGGTCGCCGCCACGCCGGCGGCGCGCGAGCAGGGACTGATGTACCGCAAGAGCATGCCGGCCAACGGCGGCATGCTGTTCGTGTTCGAGCAGAAGGCCGGGCACTGCTTCTGGATGCGCAATACCGAGCTGCCGCTGTCGATCGCCTTCCTGGCCGACGACGGGACCATCGTCAATATCGAGGACATGGCGCCGCGCACCGAGAACAACCACTGCCCGAAGGCGGCGATCCGCTATGCGCTGGAAATGAACCAGGGCTGGTTCGCGCAGAAAGGCATCCGCGCCGGCGCGAAGATCAGCGGGCTGCCGCAGGCGCGCTGA
- a CDS encoding YajQ family cyclic di-GMP-binding protein — protein sequence MPSFDVVCEANMVEVKNAVEQSNKEISTRFDFKGSDARVEQKENELTAFADDDFKLDQVKDVLINKMAKRNVDVRFLDYGKTDKISGDKVKQVITIKKGVTGDLAKKIVRMIKDSKIKVQASIQGDAVRVSGTKRDDLQNVIAMLRKDVSEAPLDFNNFRD from the coding sequence ATGCCGTCGTTTGACGTAGTGTGCGAAGCGAACATGGTCGAGGTGAAGAACGCCGTCGAGCAATCCAACAAGGAAATCTCGACGCGCTTCGATTTCAAGGGGTCGGACGCCCGTGTCGAGCAGAAGGAAAACGAACTGACCGCCTTTGCCGACGACGATTTCAAGCTGGACCAGGTCAAGGACGTGCTGATCAACAAGATGGCCAAGCGCAATGTCGACGTGCGCTTCCTGGACTATGGCAAGACCGACAAGATCAGCGGCGACAAGGTCAAGCAGGTCATCACCATCAAGAAGGGCGTGACCGGCGACCTGGCCAAGAAGATCGTGCGCATGATCAAGGACAGCAAGATCAAGGTGCAGGCCAGCATCCAGGGCGACGCGGTGCGCGTGTCGGGCACCAAGCGCGACGACCTGCAGAACGTGATCGCGATGCTGCGCAAGGACGTCTCCGAAGCGCCGCTGGACTTCAACAACTTCCGCGACTGA
- the clpS gene encoding ATP-dependent Clp protease adapter ClpS, with the protein MATRLANVPQREAGTILERKEQALKPPAMFKVVLLNDDYTPMEFVVMILQQYFSRDRETATQIMLTVHREGKGVCGIYTRDIAATKVELVSTHARQAGHPLQCVMEEA; encoded by the coding sequence ATGGCTACACGGCTTGCGAATGTCCCACAACGCGAAGCGGGCACCATCCTGGAGCGTAAAGAGCAGGCGCTTAAACCGCCTGCGATGTTCAAGGTGGTGCTGCTTAACGACGACTACACTCCGATGGAGTTTGTCGTGATGATCCTGCAGCAGTATTTCAGCAGGGACCGGGAAACGGCGACGCAGATCATGCTGACCGTGCACCGGGAAGGAAAGGGCGTCTGCGGTATCTACACCAGAGATATCGCGGCGACAAAGGTCGAGCTGGTGTCAACGCACGCGCGGCAGGCGGGGCACCCCTTGCAGTGCGTGATGGAGGAAGCATGA
- a CDS encoding cold-shock protein yields the protein MASGIVKWFNDAKGFGFIKPDEGEEELFAHFSAIQMSGFKTLKEGQRVSFEVVQGPKGKQATNIQDAG from the coding sequence ATGGCAAGCGGTATCGTCAAATGGTTCAATGACGCCAAGGGTTTCGGTTTTATCAAGCCGGACGAGGGCGAAGAAGAACTGTTTGCGCACTTTTCGGCTATCCAGATGTCGGGCTTCAAGACGCTGAAGGAAGGTCAACGCGTCTCGTTCGAGGTGGTCCAGGGCCCCAAGGGCAAGCAAGCCACCAATATCCAGGACGCCGGCTAA
- the clpA gene encoding ATP-dependent Clp protease ATP-binding subunit ClpA gives MIAQELEVSLHMAFVEARQARHEFITVEHLLLALLDNPTAAEVLRACAANIEDLRTSLKNFIADNTPVVPGTDEVDTQPTLGFQRVIQRAIMHVQSTSNGKKEVTGANVLVAIFGEKDSHAVYYLQQQGVTRLDVVNFISHGIRKDQSEPAKHGDNAGEGEGGDGKESPLEQYTQNLNALAKAGKIDPLIGRESEVERVVQVLCRRRKNNPLLVGEAGVGKTAIAEGLAWRITKNEVPDILEKATVYSLDMGALLAGTKYRGDFEQRLKGVLKSLKDNPNAILFIDEIHTLIGAGAASGGTLDASNLLKPALSSGQLKCIGATTFTEYRGIFEKDAALSRRFQKIDVVEPSVDQTVQILRGLKSRFEEHHGVKYAASALTAAAELSARFITDRHLPDKAIDVIDEAGAAQRILPKSKQKKTIGKGEIEDIVSRIARIPPQSVNQDDRSKLQTLERDLKSVVFGQDPAIEALASAIKMSRAGLGKTDKPIGSFLFSGPTGVGKTEVAKQLAFIMGIELLRFDMSEYMERHAVSRLIGAPPGYVGFDQGGLLTEAVTKKPHCVLLLDEIEKAHPDIFNILLQVMDHGSLTDNNGRRADFRNVIIIMTTNAGAETMNRATIGFTSSREQGDEMADIKRMFTPEFRNRLDATISFRSLDEEIILRVVDKFLMQLEEQLHEKKVEASFSEKLRKFLAHKGFDPLMGARPMQRLIQDMIRKALADELLFGRLVSGGKVVVDLDEQDQIKLDFSEIEPEPPEAPEEQRAEA, from the coding sequence ATGATTGCGCAAGAATTGGAAGTGAGCCTGCACATGGCTTTTGTCGAAGCCCGGCAGGCACGCCACGAGTTCATTACCGTGGAGCATCTGCTGCTGGCATTGCTCGACAATCCCACGGCAGCTGAAGTCTTGCGCGCCTGCGCGGCCAATATCGAGGACCTGCGCACCAGCCTTAAGAACTTCATCGCGGATAACACGCCGGTGGTGCCGGGGACCGACGAGGTCGATACCCAGCCCACGCTCGGCTTCCAGCGCGTGATCCAGCGCGCGATCATGCACGTCCAGTCCACTTCCAACGGCAAGAAGGAAGTGACCGGTGCCAACGTGCTGGTCGCCATCTTCGGCGAGAAGGATTCGCACGCGGTCTACTACCTGCAGCAGCAGGGCGTGACGCGCCTGGACGTGGTCAATTTCATCAGCCACGGCATCCGCAAGGACCAGTCCGAGCCCGCCAAGCACGGTGACAATGCCGGCGAAGGCGAGGGCGGCGACGGCAAGGAAAGCCCGCTCGAGCAGTACACCCAGAACCTGAACGCGCTGGCCAAGGCCGGCAAGATCGACCCGCTGATCGGCCGCGAAAGCGAAGTCGAGCGCGTGGTGCAGGTGCTGTGCCGCCGGCGCAAGAACAACCCGCTGCTGGTGGGCGAGGCCGGCGTCGGCAAGACCGCCATTGCGGAGGGCCTGGCCTGGCGCATCACCAAGAACGAAGTCCCGGACATCCTGGAAAAGGCCACCGTCTACTCGCTCGACATGGGCGCGCTGCTGGCCGGCACCAAGTACCGCGGTGACTTTGAACAGCGCCTGAAGGGCGTGCTCAAGTCGCTCAAGGACAATCCCAACGCGATCCTGTTCATCGACGAGATCCACACGCTGATCGGCGCGGGCGCCGCATCGGGCGGAACGCTGGACGCCAGCAACCTGCTCAAGCCGGCGCTGTCGTCGGGCCAGCTCAAGTGCATCGGCGCAACTACCTTCACGGAATACCGCGGCATCTTCGAGAAGGATGCGGCGCTGTCGCGGCGCTTCCAGAAGATCGACGTGGTCGAGCCCTCGGTCGACCAGACCGTGCAGATCCTGCGCGGCCTGAAGTCGCGCTTCGAGGAGCACCATGGCGTCAAGTACGCGGCTTCGGCGCTGACCGCCGCGGCCGAGCTGTCGGCCCGCTTCATCACCGACCGCCACCTGCCGGACAAGGCGATCGACGTGATCGACGAGGCCGGCGCGGCGCAGCGCATCCTGCCGAAGTCCAAGCAGAAGAAGACCATCGGCAAGGGCGAGATCGAGGACATCGTCTCGCGCATCGCGCGCATCCCGCCGCAGAGCGTGAACCAGGACGACCGCAGCAAGCTGCAGACGCTGGAGCGCGACCTGAAGTCGGTGGTGTTCGGCCAGGATCCCGCGATCGAGGCGCTGGCCTCGGCGATCAAGATGTCGCGCGCGGGCCTGGGCAAGACCGACAAGCCGATCGGCTCGTTCCTGTTCTCGGGCCCAACGGGCGTGGGCAAGACCGAGGTCGCCAAGCAGCTGGCCTTCATCATGGGCATCGAGCTGCTGCGCTTCGACATGTCCGAATACATGGAACGCCATGCGGTCAGCCGCCTGATCGGCGCGCCGCCGGGCTACGTCGGCTTCGACCAGGGCGGCCTGCTGACCGAGGCCGTCACCAAGAAGCCGCACTGCGTGCTGCTGCTGGATGAAATCGAGAAGGCGCATCCGGATATCTTCAATATCCTGCTGCAGGTGATGGACCATGGTTCGCTGACCGACAACAACGGCCGGCGCGCCGACTTCCGCAACGTGATCATCATCATGACCACCAACGCGGGGGCGGAGACCATGAACCGCGCCACCATCGGCTTCACCAGCTCGCGCGAGCAGGGCGACGAGATGGCCGACATCAAGCGCATGTTCACGCCGGAGTTCCGCAACCGGCTGGATGCCACCATCAGCTTCCGCTCGCTGGATGAGGAAATCATCCTGCGCGTGGTCGACAAGTTCCTGATGCAGCTGGAAGAACAGCTGCACGAGAAGAAGGTGGAAGCCAGCTTCAGCGAGAAGCTGCGCAAGTTCCTGGCGCACAAGGGCTTCGACCCGCTGATGGGCGCGCGGCCGATGCAGCGCCTGATCCAGGACATGATCCGCAAGGCGCTGGCCGACGAGCTGCTGTTCGGCAGGCTGGTGTCCGGCGGCAAGGTGGTGGTCGACCTGGACGAGCAGGACCAGATCAAGCTCGATTTCTCCGAGATCGAGCCGGAACCGCCTGAGGCGCCGGAAGAGCAGCGCGCCGAGGCCTGA
- the argF gene encoding ornithine carbamoyltransferase, whose product MSPTPIKHYLQFSDFTPDEYEYLLDRARILKAKFKNYETWHPLHDRTLAMIFEKNSTRTRLSFEAGIHQLGGHAVFLNTRDSQLGRGEPIEDAAQVISRMVDIIMIRTFGQDIIDRFAAHSRVPVINGLTNEYHPCQVLADIFTYIEQRGSIRGKTVAWIGDANNMAYTWIQAAERLGFTFHFSAPPGYQLDPAMVPASAASLVKVFEDPLTACQGASLVTTDVWTSMGFEAENEARKRAFKDWMVTTGMMDRAEPDALFMHCLPAHRGEEVEAAVIDGPKSVVWDEAENRLHVQKALMEYLLCGRY is encoded by the coding sequence ATGAGCCCAACCCCGATCAAGCATTACCTCCAGTTCAGCGACTTCACTCCCGACGAGTACGAGTACCTGCTGGACCGCGCGCGGATCCTGAAGGCCAAGTTCAAGAACTACGAGACCTGGCACCCGCTGCATGACCGCACGCTGGCCATGATCTTCGAGAAGAATTCCACGCGTACGCGCCTGTCGTTCGAAGCGGGCATCCACCAGCTCGGCGGCCATGCGGTGTTCCTGAACACCCGCGACTCGCAGCTGGGCCGCGGCGAGCCGATCGAGGATGCGGCGCAGGTGATCTCGCGCATGGTCGACATCATCATGATCCGCACCTTCGGCCAGGACATCATCGACCGCTTTGCCGCGCACTCGCGCGTGCCGGTGATCAACGGGCTGACCAACGAATACCACCCGTGCCAGGTGCTGGCCGACATCTTCACCTACATCGAGCAGCGCGGCAGCATCCGCGGCAAGACCGTGGCGTGGATCGGCGATGCCAACAACATGGCCTATACCTGGATCCAGGCGGCCGAACGGCTGGGCTTCACCTTCCATTTCTCGGCGCCGCCGGGATACCAGCTCGATCCGGCCATGGTGCCGGCGTCTGCCGCCAGCCTGGTCAAGGTCTTCGAAGATCCCCTCACGGCCTGCCAGGGCGCGAGCCTGGTCACCACCGACGTCTGGACCAGCATGGGCTTCGAGGCCGAGAACGAAGCCCGCAAGCGCGCCTTCAAGGACTGGATGGTCACCACCGGGATGATGGACCGTGCCGAGCCCGATGCGCTGTTCATGCACTGCCTGCCGGCGCACCGCGGCGAAGAAGTCGAGGCCGCCGTGATCGATGGCCCCAAGAGCGTGGTCTGGGACGAGGCGGAAAACCGCCTGCACGTGCAGAAGGCACTGATGGAATACCTGCTCTGCGGCCGCTACTGA
- the ppnP gene encoding pyrimidine/purine nucleoside phosphorylase gives MSQFDNVSVVKKANLYFDGKCVSHTVLFPDGTRKTLGVIFPASLTFNTGAPEIMEINGGSCRVRLAGAEDWQTYGAGQQFSVPGNSSFDIEVLETLDYVCHFG, from the coding sequence GTGAGCCAGTTCGACAACGTATCGGTCGTCAAGAAAGCCAACCTGTATTTCGACGGCAAGTGCGTGAGCCACACCGTGCTGTTCCCGGATGGCACCCGCAAGACGCTGGGCGTGATTTTCCCGGCTTCGCTGACGTTCAACACCGGCGCGCCGGAAATCATGGAAATCAACGGCGGCAGCTGCCGCGTGCGCCTGGCCGGCGCGGAAGACTGGCAGACCTACGGCGCGGGCCAGCAGTTCAGCGTGCCGGGCAACAGCAGCTTCGATATCGAGGTGCTGGAGACGCTGGACTACGTCTGCCACTTCGGCTGA
- a CDS encoding pseudouridine synthase has protein sequence MTLIALNKPFGTMSQFSEHPTRPTLAACVDVPGVYPAGRLDADSEGLLLLTDDGALQARIADPRHKLEKTYLAQVEGIPDAAALARLRAGVDLGDFVTQPARARAIGEPEWLWPRDPPVRYRAAIPTSWLELKIREGKNRQVRRMTAAVGFPTLRLVRVGIGPLDLRTLGLAPGESREIEPGVLGLPAARAPATHVSKTRQANDIKRRSRYKS, from the coding sequence ATGACCCTGATTGCCCTGAACAAGCCGTTCGGCACCATGAGCCAGTTCTCCGAGCACCCAACGCGGCCCACGCTGGCCGCGTGCGTGGACGTGCCGGGCGTGTACCCTGCCGGCCGGCTCGATGCGGACAGCGAAGGTCTGCTGCTGCTGACCGACGACGGCGCGCTGCAGGCGCGCATTGCCGATCCCCGCCACAAGCTGGAAAAGACTTACCTCGCCCAGGTCGAGGGCATTCCCGATGCAGCCGCGCTGGCGCGGCTGCGCGCCGGTGTCGACCTTGGCGACTTCGTCACGCAGCCGGCACGGGCGCGTGCGATCGGCGAGCCCGAGTGGCTCTGGCCTCGCGATCCTCCGGTGCGCTATCGCGCCGCAATCCCGACCTCATGGCTCGAACTGAAGATTCGCGAAGGCAAGAACCGGCAGGTGCGGCGCATGACCGCGGCTGTCGGCTTCCCCACGCTGCGGCTGGTCCGCGTGGGCATCGGGCCGCTCGACCTGCGCACGCTCGGTCTCGCCCCCGGGGAATCGCGCGAGATCGAGCCCGGTGTACTGGGCTTGCCGGCGGCGCGCGCGCCGGCGACTCATGTCTCCAAGACCAGACAGGCGAACGACATCAAGCGGCGTTCTCGTTACAAAAGCTAA
- the icd gene encoding NADP-dependent isocitrate dehydrogenase: MYQHIKVPAGEKITVNQDFSLNVPDNPIIPYIEGDGTGVDITPVMIKVVDAAVAKAYSGKRKIAWMEIYAGEKSTKVYGPDVWLPDETLDVLKEYVVSIKGPLTTPVGGGIRSLNVALRQQLDLYVCLRPVRYFKGVPSPVREPEKTDMVIFRENSEDIYAGIEWAAESEQAKKLIKFLQDEMGVKKIRFPATSGIGIKPVSREGTERLVRKAIQYAIDNDKPSVTLVHKGNIMKFTEGGFRDWGYELAQKEFGAELVDGGPWCKFKNPKTGKDIVVKDAIADAFLQQILLRPAEYSVIATLNLNGDYVSDALAAQVGGIGIAPGANMSDSVAMFEATHGTAPKYAGKDYVNPGSEILSAEMMLRHMGWTEAADLIIASMEKSILSKKVTYDFARLLEGATQVSCSGFGQVMIDNM, encoded by the coding sequence ATGTATCAACACATCAAGGTTCCGGCCGGCGAAAAGATCACGGTCAACCAGGATTTTTCGCTGAATGTCCCGGACAACCCCATCATTCCCTATATCGAAGGCGACGGTACGGGCGTCGATATCACGCCGGTGATGATCAAGGTGGTTGACGCGGCCGTGGCCAAGGCCTACAGCGGCAAGCGCAAGATCGCCTGGATGGAGATCTACGCCGGCGAGAAGTCGACCAAGGTCTATGGCCCGGACGTGTGGCTGCCGGACGAAACCCTGGATGTGCTCAAGGAATACGTGGTCTCGATCAAGGGCCCGCTGACCACGCCGGTGGGCGGCGGCATCCGCTCGCTCAACGTGGCGCTGCGCCAGCAGCTGGACCTGTACGTCTGCCTGCGCCCGGTGCGTTACTTCAAGGGCGTGCCTTCGCCGGTGCGCGAGCCGGAAAAGACCGACATGGTGATCTTCCGCGAGAACTCGGAAGACATCTACGCCGGCATCGAATGGGCGGCGGAAAGCGAGCAGGCGAAAAAACTCATCAAGTTCCTGCAGGACGAGATGGGCGTGAAGAAGATCCGCTTCCCGGCCACCTCGGGCATCGGCATCAAGCCGGTTTCGCGCGAGGGCACCGAGCGCCTGGTGCGCAAGGCGATCCAGTACGCCATCGACAACGACAAGCCGTCGGTGACGCTGGTGCACAAGGGCAACATCATGAAGTTCACCGAGGGTGGCTTCCGTGACTGGGGCTACGAGCTGGCGCAGAAGGAATTCGGCGCCGAGCTGGTCGACGGTGGCCCGTGGTGCAAGTTCAAGAACCCGAAGACCGGCAAGGATATCGTCGTCAAGGACGCCATTGCCGACGCGTTCCTGCAGCAGATCCTGCTGCGTCCGGCCGAATACTCGGTGATCGCCACGCTGAACCTGAACGGTGACTACGTTTCGGACGCGCTGGCGGCGCAGGTCGGCGGCATCGGCATCGCCCCGGGCGCCAACATGTCCGACTCGGTCGCCATGTTCGAGGCCACCCACGGCACCGCACCCAAGTATGCCGGCAAGGACTACGTCAACCCGGGCTCGGAAATCCTGTCGGCGGAAATGATGCTGCGCCACATGGGCTGGACCGAGGCGGCGGACCTGATCATTGCGTCGATGGAGAAGTCGATCCTGTCCAAAAAGGTTACGTACGATTTCGCCCGCCTGCTGGAAGGCGCGACCCAGGTTTCGTGCTCGGGCTTTGGCCAGGTGATGATCGACAATATGTAA
- the murB gene encoding UDP-N-acetylmuramate dehydrogenase: MADFHEFYPLRRHNTFGFDARARFAVHVRSEADLTEALADPRADGLPLVVLGGGSNVVLTRDLDALVLLMEIPGYQVEDADDAWLVTTGAGENWHALVNRTIADNMPGLENLALIPGTAGAAPIQNIGAYGVELRDRFEGVRAYDRHAGVFVWLDLRACGFGYRDSVFKQAGAGRYIITAVTLRLPKAWQPVLSYGELARELAGKSVPDAATVRDAVVAIRTRKLPDPAQVGNAGSFFKNPLVSAAQRDTLLQANPDLVSYPQPDGSYKLAAGWLIDRCGFKGVSDGPVGVYGKQALVLVHHGGGTGAMLLALANRIADTVEARFGVRIEPEPVVL; the protein is encoded by the coding sequence ATGGCAGATTTCCACGAATTTTATCCCCTGCGCCGCCACAATACATTCGGATTCGATGCGCGCGCGCGCTTCGCCGTGCATGTGCGCAGCGAAGCCGACCTGACCGAGGCCCTCGCGGACCCGCGCGCCGATGGCCTGCCGCTGGTGGTGCTGGGCGGCGGCAGCAACGTGGTGCTGACGCGCGACCTCGATGCGCTGGTGCTGCTGATGGAGATACCGGGCTACCAGGTCGAGGATGCCGATGACGCCTGGCTGGTCACCACCGGCGCAGGCGAGAACTGGCATGCGCTGGTCAACCGCACCATTGCCGACAACATGCCGGGGCTGGAGAACCTGGCGCTGATCCCCGGCACCGCCGGCGCCGCGCCGATCCAGAATATCGGCGCCTATGGCGTGGAACTGCGGGATCGCTTCGAAGGCGTGCGCGCCTATGACCGCCACGCCGGCGTATTCGTCTGGCTCGATCTGCGCGCATGCGGCTTCGGCTACCGCGACAGCGTGTTCAAGCAGGCCGGCGCCGGCCGCTACATCATTACCGCGGTGACGCTGCGCTTGCCCAAGGCATGGCAGCCGGTCCTGTCTTATGGCGAACTGGCGCGCGAACTGGCCGGCAAATCAGTCCCGGATGCCGCCACGGTCCGCGACGCGGTGGTGGCGATCCGCACGCGCAAGCTGCCCGACCCCGCGCAGGTCGGCAACGCCGGCAGCTTCTTCAAGAATCCGCTGGTCAGCGCCGCGCAGCGCGATACGCTGCTGCAGGCCAATCCCGACCTGGTCAGCTATCCCCAGCCCGACGGCAGCTACAAGCTGGCCGCAGGCTGGCTGATCGACCGCTGCGGCTTCAAGGGCGTCAGCGACGGCCCGGTGGGTGTCTATGGCAAGCAGGCGCTGGTGTTGGTGCACCACGGCGGCGGCACCGGCGCGATGCTGCTGGCGCTGGCCAACCGCATCGCGGATACCGTCGAAGCGCGCTTCGGCGTGCGGATCGAGCCCGAGCCGGTGGTGCTGTAG
- a CDS encoding VOC family protein, protein MASQAEMFDHAVVVCPDLDAGAQAWQRLGFTLTPRGYHTLGSQNHCVMLRHDYVELLHVTAPTPSRQYYWDAQARGGGCAAMSCKSADAFGTAARLRASGWYTSDPIEFSRPVRLDDGSEHPATFRVTALDDAPGARYFFCEHRTPELLWRPEWMSHANGADSIATMFLVVAPALVDAAARAYAELTGGELTQLSEHVSSLALDDATLVVSTPQALASATGTAHVRRDVPGYAAMRLRTGDLAAARALWRNAGVPVQDLGLHETLVPAEAAGGVALLFEQHS, encoded by the coding sequence ATGGCAAGCCAAGCGGAAATGTTCGATCACGCGGTGGTGGTGTGTCCCGACCTCGATGCGGGAGCGCAGGCCTGGCAACGGCTCGGCTTTACGCTGACGCCGCGCGGCTACCACACGCTGGGTTCGCAGAACCATTGCGTCATGCTGCGGCATGACTATGTCGAGCTGCTGCATGTGACCGCGCCCACCCCAAGCCGGCAGTACTACTGGGACGCACAGGCGCGCGGCGGCGGCTGCGCGGCGATGTCATGCAAGAGTGCCGACGCCTTCGGCACGGCCGCGCGGCTGCGTGCGTCGGGTTGGTACACCTCGGATCCGATCGAGTTCTCGCGCCCGGTGCGGCTTGACGACGGCAGCGAACATCCCGCCACGTTCCGCGTGACCGCGCTCGACGATGCGCCGGGCGCACGCTATTTTTTCTGCGAGCATCGCACGCCCGAGTTGCTGTGGCGACCGGAATGGATGTCGCATGCCAACGGCGCCGACAGCATTGCGACCATGTTCCTGGTGGTGGCGCCCGCGCTGGTCGATGCCGCCGCGCGGGCCTACGCGGAACTGACCGGCGGCGAACTGACGCAGCTGAGCGAGCATGTCAGCAGCCTGGCGCTGGATGACGCCACGCTGGTGGTCAGCACGCCGCAGGCGCTGGCCTCGGCCACCGGTACCGCGCACGTGCGCCGGGACGTGCCGGGCTACGCCGCGATGCGCCTGCGCACCGGCGACCTGGCCGCGGCGCGCGCGCTCTGGCGCAACGCCGGCGTGCCGGTCCAGGACCTGGGCCTGCACGAGACACTGGTGCCGGCCGAAGCGGCCGGCGGCGTGGCGCTGCTGTTCGAGCAGCACAGCTGA
- a CDS encoding tripartite tricarboxylate transporter substrate binding protein, giving the protein MSSAERTRRRRLLLKILPLGAMPVPMMHAVAAEAPAGNRPLALVLPFPPGGSVDIVARQLQPGLKAALGQTVVVDNKPGAGGLIASSAVARARPDGSTLLMAFDTHAINPFAYRQLPYDTFHDFTPVSQLVRFPLVIAANPSLPAANVRELVALARARSDSVRYASSGIGSLNQLAAEALATEAGVHMLHVPYKGGGPAVQAVLANEVDLFFSSYAAVQAHVAARTIKVLGVTGTSRLRQLPQVPTVAEQGLKGFEAYSWIGVFGPAGLPAATVTRIHQALVESLRQPRVVDALAAQGFEIVGGSPADLGKLVRQEHDKWQAVARKANIQFE; this is encoded by the coding sequence ATGTCCTCTGCCGAACGCACGCGGCGCCGCCGCCTGCTGCTCAAGATCCTGCCGCTGGGCGCCATGCCCGTCCCGATGATGCACGCCGTTGCCGCCGAGGCGCCGGCGGGCAACCGGCCGCTGGCGCTGGTACTTCCGTTCCCGCCGGGTGGCAGTGTCGATATCGTCGCGCGGCAGCTGCAGCCGGGGCTGAAGGCGGCGCTGGGCCAGACCGTGGTGGTCGACAACAAGCCGGGTGCCGGCGGCCTGATCGCGTCCAGCGCCGTGGCGCGTGCCAGGCCCGATGGCAGCACGCTGCTGATGGCCTTCGATACGCACGCCATCAACCCGTTCGCCTACAGGCAGCTGCCCTACGACACCTTCCACGATTTCACGCCGGTTTCGCAGCTGGTGCGCTTCCCGCTGGTGATCGCCGCCAATCCCTCGTTGCCGGCCGCCAATGTGCGCGAACTGGTGGCGTTGGCCAGGGCCAGGTCCGATAGCGTGCGCTATGCCTCGTCCGGCATCGGCAGCCTGAACCAGCTTGCCGCCGAGGCGCTGGCGACCGAAGCCGGCGTGCACATGCTCCACGTGCCTTACAAGGGCGGCGGCCCGGCGGTGCAGGCGGTGCTGGCCAACGAGGTCGATCTGTTTTTCAGCAGCTATGCCGCGGTACAGGCGCATGTGGCCGCGCGGACCATCAAGGTGCTGGGCGTGACCGGTACCAGCCGCCTGCGTCAGTTGCCGCAGGTGCCGACCGTGGCCGAGCAGGGGCTCAAGGGCTTTGAAGCCTATTCCTGGATCGGCGTGTTCGGGCCCGCCGGCCTGCCTGCGGCAACGGTCACGCGGATCCACCAGGCACTGGTCGAATCGCTGCGCCAGCCGCGCGTGGTCGATGCGCTGGCCGCCCAGGGCTTCGAGATCGTCGGCGGCAGCCCGGCCGACCTCGGCAAGCTGGTGCGCCAGGAGCACGACAAGTGGCAGGCCGTGGCGCGCAAGGCCAATATCCAGTTCGAATGA
- a CDS encoding VOC family protein, translated as MDDPFRRTAFGAAIFYKDPLAALDWLERAFGFQRVMVIRDQQDQLVHSEMRFGNSYLMVGSEWADFTASPASIGGKNTQTVHVHLQDGLDQHCERARAAGAVIMREPQDEFYGDRTYTARDPEGHVWTFGQTVRQVTKEEAEQASGLKIDGWA; from the coding sequence ATGGACGATCCTTTCCGTCGCACCGCCTTCGGCGCGGCGATCTTCTACAAGGACCCGCTGGCCGCGCTGGACTGGCTGGAGCGCGCCTTCGGCTTCCAGCGGGTGATGGTGATCCGCGACCAGCAGGACCAGTTGGTGCACTCGGAAATGCGCTTCGGCAATAGTTACCTGATGGTCGGCAGCGAGTGGGCGGACTTTACCGCCAGCCCGGCGTCGATCGGCGGCAAGAATACGCAGACGGTGCATGTGCACCTGCAGGATGGGCTTGACCAGCACTGCGAGCGGGCGCGCGCCGCCGGCGCCGTGATCATGCGCGAGCCGCAGGATGAGTTCTATGGCGACCGCACCTACACGGCGCGGGACCCGGAAGGCCATGTGTGGACCTTCGGCCAGACTGTGCGGCAAGTCACAAAGGAAGAGGCCGAGCAAGCCAGCGGGTTGAAGATCGACGGCTGGGCCTGA